The window CAGTGAGCCGGCGTGCGCCGTCTTTTGGTGGTAGAGTTCTGCTACGCTTTGAGGCTATGGTGAAGGCAGTACCTCCGTCAATCTCAAACCATGGGAGGAGCCTATGAGAATCAATATCACTGCACGGCACTTCAACGCGTCGGATCGTCTGAAGCAGTACACGGAAAAGGAGGTGAGGCGCCTCAAGCGGTATTACGATGGCATCCTCAACTGCGATGTCATCCTGGATTGGGAGAAGCAGGCACAAGTGGCGGAGATTGTCCTCCATGTGTATGGTACCAAGTTGACCGTGCGGGAGAAGAGCGAGGACATGTACAAGTCCATCAATCTTGCGGTGGACAAGTTGGAGCGGCAGCTTAAGAAGTACAAAGGGAAGCTGCACACCTTCGACAATACACGGGCTCGCGATTTGATTGCGGAGTAGTGCCACAGCAGGGGCTGCCTGAGCCCGGGCAGCCCCTTTGCTATTGGTTGCCGGGCAAGGTTACCATTGTGTGATGGATGAGCCATGGCCGAACTGACAGTCGAAACTCTCTTCGAAGAGAACAACGAGACGCTGCACCTCCGGTTGTTGAACCACCGGGGCAGCTTTGGCAAAGTGATCAGCGAAGGCGAGCTGCACCGCCCGGGCTTGGCTCTGACTGGTTTCACGGACGTGTTCACCTACCAGCGAGTGCAGATCCTTGGCAACACTGAGCTGGCCTACCTGGAAACCCTCACCGAGGCGCAGCGCCGACAGGCTATCGAGAAGGTCCTCTCCTTCGACATCCCCTGCATCATCATCACCGACAACAACAAGCCGCCGAGAATTTTGCTGGCAGTGGCGGACAAGCGGCAGATCAGTATCTTCGGCACACCTCACAACACCACGACGCTTATCCACTTGTTGGGCGACTACCTGGACATGAAGTTCGCCCCCAAGGTGACCATCCACGGCTCGCTGGTGGATGTGTTTGGCGTGGGGATGCTGTTCACCGGTCGGAGTGGCATCGGCAAGAGCGAGGTGGCGCTGGACCTGGTGGAACGCGGCCATCGACTGGTGGCCGACGACGTGGTGCACATCACCCGAGCTGCCAAAGGGACGCTCATCGGCACCAGCGACGAGACGCTGCGCGACCATGCCGAGGTCAGGGGCCTGGGGATCATCAACGTGCGCCAAATGTTTGGCATCCGGGCCGTGCGCCTGCGCAAGCGGGTGGAAGTCCAGGTCGACCTGCAGGAGTGGTCGGAAGATACTGATTATGAACGCGTGGGCATCGACCAGGAGACGACAACCATCCTGGACACCGAGATCCCGCTGGTGCGGCTGCCGATTATCCCGGGTAAGAACATCACGGTCGTCGCCGAAGTCATCGCACTTCACCATTTGATGCGCATCAGAGGGTACAAGACAGCGGAGGTGTTCAACCAGAGGCTCATCGAACGCATGCGCCGCGCCAGCAGTTACCCCTACTCTCCGGAAAAGGATTACGAATAGGCGGGACCCATGGTTATTTGCGTATTAGTCACCCACGGCCCAGTAGCCGAGGCCCTCGCCAAGGCTGCGCAGTCGGTCATGGGCGACACCCCAGGGGTGTATGCGTTGTCCATATCGCCCCTGTCCCTGGAGACCATTGTGCAGAAGCTGGAGGAGATGGCGGGCAGCCCAGAGGCGCAGGAGGGGATGCTCGTCATGGCCACCCTCCGTGGCGGCAGCTGCTGGAATGCCGCCTGCAAGGTCGCCAAGCGCCACCCCCATGTGCGCGTCATATCCGGGGTGAACCTGCCCATGCTCCTTTCGTTCCTCACCAAACGCGACAGGCTCCCCTTCCCTGAGCTGGTGGGGGCCGTCTGCCGCGATGGCGCCCGCGGCATATCGGCCTACCCGGAAGGGCAAGAATGAGCAAAACGAGGGCCGCTTATGCCGCTTGTCCTTGTGCGCATTGACGACCGCCTTGTCCACGGGCAGGTGGTCATCGGCTGGGGGAATGTGCTCCACCCCGACCGCATCCTGCTGTGCAATGACCAGATTGCCGCCTCCCAGTGGGAACGGGAGCTTTACACCGGCGGCGCCACAGAGGATG is drawn from candidate division KSB1 bacterium and contains these coding sequences:
- the hprK gene encoding HPr(Ser) kinase/phosphatase, which codes for MAELTVETLFEENNETLHLRLLNHRGSFGKVISEGELHRPGLALTGFTDVFTYQRVQILGNTELAYLETLTEAQRRQAIEKVLSFDIPCIIITDNNKPPRILLAVADKRQISIFGTPHNTTTLIHLLGDYLDMKFAPKVTIHGSLVDVFGVGMLFTGRSGIGKSEVALDLVERGHRLVADDVVHITRAAKGTLIGTSDETLRDHAEVRGLGIINVRQMFGIRAVRLRKRVEVQVDLQEWSEDTDYERVGIDQETTTILDTEIPLVRLPIIPGKNITVVAEVIALHHLMRIRGYKTAEVFNQRLIERMRRASSYPYSPEKDYE
- the raiA gene encoding ribosome-associated translation inhibitor RaiA, whose protein sequence is MRINITARHFNASDRLKQYTEKEVRRLKRYYDGILNCDVILDWEKQAQVAEIVLHVYGTKLTVREKSEDMYKSINLAVDKLERQLKKYKGKLHTFDNTRARDLIAE